The genomic stretch TCTGTTTCCAGGCTTGACAACTAATCTACTCAGTTTGGCAAATCGTTTACTGCCTAAAACCGGAGGAATTGGCCCAGAGCGGGCGTTGGGAAGAGATAGCCACTCCTTGTGGTCTCCTTCCTGGTTAACTTTCCTCAGTAACAGAGCAGCACGACGGAACAATGAGATTCCAGTCGCAGAGCCAGGAACACAAATAGGAAGCGATTCTCCTTCGGAAAGGCTGCGCCAACGCTCCCTCAACCCAGTTGAGATAGGCACTGATCCCTTAAATGCGCCGATTGAGTTTAGTGGTGAACGATCCAATCAGCAGACGGTCGAGCGAGAGCGATCGCCTGAAATAGCGCAAACAGATCCAGAGGCAACTCAGTCTACACAAATTGCTGAGATTACCCCTGAAATTCAAGCCTGTTTTGAAGATATTCAAGACACCTTGGGGATTCCTTGGGTACCTGCTAGCTGGCGTGATCATGCCGCTTATCCAGCTGTAATGCAGTTGTTTTGGCAGCGTCTCAAGCCTGCGATGCAAACAGAAGCCTTTTTGCAGGATGCGATCGCCATTACCGAGCATATCTATCGCGACATCATTGATTGGTATCAACCTGGTTATCAAGTTGATGTCAACGAAGCGGAGCGGCATCGGATTCAGCGAGAACTCAACGCCTTTATCTTTGGTAATTCTCAACTGCTAATCCAGCAAATTGCTCTGAGCCGAGCTTTGGGAGGAGAGATTGTTGGGCAGGATGGTAATACAGATCCGCGTCATGGGCCTAATGCTTATCGTCATACCAAAATCCAAATGACGGATGGGCAAACTGTGCCAGAAATCTCCGAGGAGATGCAGCAAGTTTATCAGGATATCAAGCAAATCCTAGGGATCGCGATCGTCAGTCCTGATTATCAAGCCTTAGCTCGCTGGTCTACCTTCTTTTTGCCAGCGTGGAAAGACCTCAAGAGCTGGCGAGATCGGCCAGAGTATCAGTTCTTAATTCAAGAGGTGGTGCGAAGAAGTGAGGAGGCGGCAAATCATCTCAGCTCTACAGTATTGGTGGGTGAGCGGGAAGTTCGCGATCTGCTGGATAACCCGGATGATTTTGACCAGATTC from Trichocoleus desertorum ATA4-8-CV12 encodes the following:
- a CDS encoding SDR family NAD(P)-dependent oxidoreductase, which codes for MDFNYSSLLSLIVGAIAVWICGLPLDRWWRERSYDLTGKTILMTGGSRGLGLVMARQLIQQGARLAICARDEAELERARHELVEQRGGEVLALPCDVTDQAQVEQLVQQVRDRFGAIDILINNAGTDIVGPMDTLTLQDYDDAMKLHFWAPLYTTYAVLPEMRQRREGRIVNVSSIGGKVVSPHMVAYCASKFALTGLSEAMRTELDQEGITVTTVCPGFIRTGVVDHVIVKGQNRKEFAWFSIGDSLPFISTSAENVARQTIAALRRGDAEIVISFPAWLTVRLYGLFPGLTTNLLSLANRLLPKTGGIGPERALGRDSHSLWSPSWLTFLSNRAARRNNEIPVAEPGTQIGSDSPSERLRQRSLNPVEIGTDPLNAPIEFSGERSNQQTVERERSPEIAQTDPEATQSTQIAEITPEIQACFEDIQDTLGIPWVPASWRDHAAYPAVMQLFWQRLKPAMQTEAFLQDAIAITEHIYRDIIDWYQPGYQVDVNEAERHRIQRELNAFIFGNSQLLIQQIALSRALGGEIVGQDGNTDPRHGPNAYRHTKIQMTDGQTVPEISEEMQQVYQDIKQILGIAIVSPDYQALARWSTFFLPAWKDLKSWRDRPEYQFLIQEVVRRSEEAANHLSSTVLVGEREVRDLLDNPDDFDQIQQRVQMFKGVLPELIVQDALFHMALSGAQSVATP